The following proteins come from a genomic window of Streptomyces sp. Sge12:
- a CDS encoding MFS transporter: MCWREADRVSYARSRPPAARAAARKRGSGTIGGAIPAQSGTDGARPPLRRNKDFNVFWLSQALSVLGGSVSLIALPLLVLDATGSLVQLGLVTVVSGATAIGTGVFAGYVVDRADRRRLMIACDLARAVLLGAVPLVWWAAGPQIWLLYVLTALVAVLKTLFDVAYVTAIPNLVRTQDLTAANGRLMGTFALGSLLGPMVAGFLTAAAGADRALAVDGATFLISAVGLARVRFTSRRAGQHTGTGGAGVLREMFVVGFRFLWSHPLLRPLTVQLTLLTFVTMGATDLLIYRVRHDLGRDAATLGYVIAVGGAGSVAAALAAGRLRRILGFGTCWLASIAMVAVGVTVTGVSGSVPVIAALSAVFMFGITLGGICTMTLRQEVTPDHLLGRVTSAFWTVHNASGPVGVAVLTLLAARHGVPAVSLAGGALCLLVLVGGLLTPLRGSGRTAPDARPESASEIVDHR; the protein is encoded by the coding sequence ATGTGTTGGCGGGAGGCGGACCGGGTCTCCTACGCTCGCAGCCGTCCACCGGCCGCGAGGGCGGCCGCACGGAAACGGGGGAGCGGGACCATCGGCGGAGCCATCCCGGCGCAATCCGGAACCGACGGCGCGAGGCCGCCGCTGCGGCGGAACAAGGACTTCAACGTCTTCTGGCTCAGCCAGGCGCTGTCCGTCCTGGGCGGGTCCGTATCGCTGATCGCACTGCCCCTGCTCGTCCTCGACGCCACCGGGTCCCTCGTCCAGCTGGGCCTGGTCACCGTGGTCTCCGGGGCCACCGCCATCGGCACGGGAGTGTTCGCGGGGTACGTGGTCGACCGGGCGGACCGCCGCAGGCTCATGATCGCCTGCGATCTGGCGCGGGCCGTGCTGCTCGGCGCGGTCCCGCTGGTCTGGTGGGCCGCGGGGCCGCAGATCTGGCTGCTGTACGTGCTGACCGCACTGGTCGCCGTACTGAAGACGCTGTTCGACGTCGCGTACGTGACGGCCATCCCCAACCTGGTGCGTACGCAGGACCTCACGGCCGCCAACGGACGGCTGATGGGAACCTTCGCCCTCGGGAGCCTGCTCGGGCCCATGGTGGCCGGTTTCCTGACGGCCGCAGCGGGCGCCGACCGGGCGCTGGCCGTGGACGGGGCGACCTTCCTGATCTCCGCCGTCGGCCTCGCCCGGGTGCGGTTCACCTCCCGGCGCGCCGGACAGCACACCGGCACCGGCGGCGCCGGGGTGTTGCGTGAGATGTTCGTCGTCGGCTTCCGCTTCCTGTGGAGCCACCCGCTGCTGCGCCCGCTGACCGTCCAGCTCACCCTGCTGACCTTCGTCACCATGGGCGCCACCGACCTGCTGATCTACCGGGTCCGGCACGACCTCGGCCGGGACGCGGCCACCCTCGGCTACGTGATCGCCGTCGGCGGGGCCGGCTCCGTCGCCGCGGCGCTCGCAGCGGGGCGGCTGCGCCGGATCCTCGGTTTCGGCACGTGCTGGCTCGCCTCGATCGCGATGGTCGCCGTCGGGGTGACCGTGACCGGCGTCAGCGGCAGCGTTCCGGTGATCGCCGCGCTGTCCGCCGTGTTCATGTTCGGGATCACCCTGGGCGGGATCTGCACCATGACCCTGCGCCAGGAGGTGACCCCGGACCACCTGCTCGGCCGGGTCACGTCCGCCTTCTGGACCGTGCACAACGCCTCGGGCCCGGTGGGCGTGGCCGTCCTCACGCTGCTGGCCGCCCGCCACGGCGTGCCGGCCGTCAGCCTGGCGGGCGGAGCGCTGTGCCTGCTGGTCCTCGTCGGCGGGCTGCTGACCCCGCTGCGCGGCAGCGGCCGTACGGCTCCCGACGCGCGCCCGGAGTCCGCGTCTGAGATCGTGGATCACAGGTAG
- a CDS encoding serine hydrolase domain-containing protein: protein MHAQTRHTLRSSRRPQGGGRRAATAAAATALCALAFGALAPPATAGARPEAVQQGLTALVRSDGLPAALASVQDGTGRTRTYTAGVGDLATGAKVPADGQVRIGSTTKTFTAVVVLQLVAEGKVALKDKVDTHLPGLVRGEGIDGRNITVRQLLQHTSGVPDYEKDVDDDLLQRRYLEPRDILDKALRNKAVFAPGTDWGYSNTNYVLAGLIVQKVTGRPLAEEIDRRVVRPAGLRHTYFPAAGDTSIRERHPRGYRQEPAGGPWRDVTDIDPSAAWAAGQMISTNSDLNRFFTALLAGKLLPAAQLAEMRTTVPLGDTGAGYGLGIMSRPLSCGGVYWGHGGDIMGYETRGGITEDGRAAANVTVTAVPADAQTAKRVDDVVDTALCGASRK from the coding sequence GTGCACGCACAGACCCGGCACACGCTTCGTTCCTCCCGTCGACCGCAGGGCGGCGGGCGCAGAGCCGCGACGGCAGCGGCCGCGACGGCCCTGTGCGCGCTGGCGTTCGGCGCCCTGGCGCCGCCCGCGACGGCCGGCGCCCGGCCCGAGGCGGTCCAGCAGGGTCTGACCGCGCTGGTGCGCTCCGACGGCCTGCCCGCCGCACTGGCGAGCGTCCAGGACGGCACGGGCCGCACCCGCACCTACACGGCGGGCGTGGGTGACCTGGCCACCGGGGCGAAGGTGCCGGCCGACGGGCAGGTGCGGATCGGCAGCACCACCAAGACCTTCACCGCGGTGGTCGTCCTGCAACTGGTGGCCGAGGGCAAGGTCGCCCTCAAGGACAAGGTCGACACCCATCTGCCCGGCCTCGTCCGCGGTGAGGGGATCGACGGCCGCAACATCACCGTACGTCAACTGCTCCAGCACACCAGCGGCGTTCCGGACTACGAGAAGGACGTCGACGACGACCTGCTCCAGCGCCGGTACCTGGAGCCCCGCGACATCCTGGACAAGGCCCTGCGGAACAAGGCCGTCTTCGCCCCCGGGACGGACTGGGGCTACAGCAACACCAACTACGTGCTGGCCGGCCTGATCGTCCAGAAGGTCACCGGCCGGCCGCTCGCCGAGGAGATCGACAGGCGCGTGGTCCGGCCCGCCGGACTGCGCCACACCTACTTCCCGGCCGCCGGTGACACGAGCATCAGGGAACGGCATCCCCGCGGCTACCGCCAGGAGCCGGCGGGCGGGCCCTGGCGCGACGTCACGGACATCGACCCGTCCGCGGCCTGGGCGGCGGGCCAGATGATCTCCACCAACTCCGACCTCAACCGGTTCTTCACCGCACTCCTGGCCGGCAAGCTGCTGCCGGCCGCGCAGCTCGCCGAGATGCGCACCACGGTCCCCCTCGGGGACACCGGCGCGGGCTACGGACTGGGGATCATGAGCAGGCCGCTGTCGTGCGGCGGCGTCTACTGGGGCCACGGCGGCGACATCATGGGGTACGAGACCCGCGGCGGGATCACCGAGGACGGCCGCGCGGCGGCGAACGTCACGGTGACCGCCGTCCCCGCCGACGCGCAGACCGCGAAGCGCGTCGACGACGTCGTGGACACGGCCCTGTGCGGCGCGAGCCGGAAGTAG